The following proteins come from a genomic window of Megalops cyprinoides isolate fMegCyp1 chromosome 6, fMegCyp1.pri, whole genome shotgun sequence:
- the LOC118779671 gene encoding methyltransferase-like protein 7A: protein MAVIMTLFTLLFKVLSLPLQLMEFVGIYSLYKRVFPFMVYKISINYNKKMHFKKKELFSNLSEFAGPDGRLKLLEIGCGSGANFEYYPSGCKIICTDPNPHFETYLQKSLAANDHLVFEKFIVASGEDLGAVRDNSVDVVVCTLVLCSVNNTKRVLEEAHRLLRPGGALYFMEHVVSDPSTWTHFFQHVLQPLWYYFGDGCEVTRMTWKDLEASKFSDLKLRHIEAPLIFIIKPHILGYAVK from the exons ATGGCTGTTATTATGACTTTATTTACCCTTCTCTTCAAAGTATTGAGCTTGCCGTTACAACTGATGGAGTTTGTAGGGATATACAGCCTGTACAAGCGTGTATTTCCCTTCATGGTGTACAAAATATCaattaattacaacaaaaaaatgcactttaaaaagaAGGAACTTTTTAGCAATCTGTCTGAGTTTGCAGGTCCTGACGGCAGGCTAAAGCTTCTGGAGATTGGTTGCGGAAGTGGGGCCAACTTTGAATACTACCCATCAGGCTGCAAGATCATATGTACGGATCCAAACCCCCACTTCGAGACGTACTTGCAGAAAAGCCTTGCCGCTAACGATCACCTCGTCTTTGAGAAATTCATAGTTGCCTCAGGCGAAGATCTCGGAGCAGTGCGTGATAATTCGGTAGACGTGGTGGTGTGTACGCTGGTACTGTGTTCTGTCAACAATACCAAACGAGTACTGGAGGAGGCCCATCGCTTACTGAGGCCG GGTGGTGCTCTGTATTTCATGGAGCATGTGGTGTCTGATCCCTCCACCTGGACACACTTCTTTCAGCATGTTTTGCAGCCCTTGTGGTATTATTTTGGAGATGGCTGTGAGGTTACAAGAATGACATGGAAGGATCTGGAAGCTTCGAAATTTTCAGACCTAAAATTAAGACATATTGAAGCTCCTCTTATATTCATTATCAAACCACACATTCTAGGTTATGCAGTCAAATAG